In Desulfobaculum bizertense DSM 18034, the genomic stretch TTATGAAAGAACAGTTCTCTGTGTATGCAGCAGGTCCATCCAAAACAGATGCTTTCGCCAAAGAAATTCCAGAATGAGCACCAGAGGCTATTTTTCGCCATAAGCGGCCAAAATTTCGCAGTATTTTGCTCATAGCAGCGCTCAGTTCTTGGAACTCACTTTCTTAAGTATGAACAGCCCCTTAGGAGTTCCCCCTCTTCCCTGTCAAGGGATGGACCATGATATTTTCCTCACAAGCTCTGGCATCCTTGAATTTTTCACCTTGTCGCGACTTGCCATGACGCCCCAAGTCGTCCTATCCAATAAAAAGACATTAACATTGAGAAATTGCTGAGTTTCTCAACTCTTCATGCCTTCATCTTCTTCCGTCTCTTCCAGAACCTCTCAGGACACATCAGAATGGATATTCTCATCTCATACAGTAAAGTTGCTCCAATTGTTCTTATTATTGCGGCCCTTGCATGGCTCTTATACAAGCTTCGGGACCGTACCCCGCGCGAGCTTTTTCCCCGTCAAAAGAAAAAAGCAGCGAGTTCCCGGCGTGAGAGAAAACTTCCAAGCACTCCAAGTTCGGTTATATGCTCGGAGCACTATCTCGCCCGTATTCAGGACGTCTGGACGCACAGGGACGACGCACCAAGCAAAGAGCTTTCTGGAGCGCGAGGCGAAGCCGCAAGCATGCAAAGCCTTGAGCACTGCTCTCACTGCGCGGTGTACTGGAACATCGGAGTCCGCCACCCAACAGAGCGCATTGCCTGCGAAATCGATCATCTTGTGGTCAGCCCTCAGCGCATTTATCTGATAGAAACAAAAAGCTACGCCGGAGACTGGGAGCCAGCAGACGGCGAGCCTTCGACCCAGCCGAAGCGCTGGCAGCGCACAACAGAACATGGCACCCGGACGGTCACCAGTCCCCTTGAACAGGTTTTGCGAGACGTACGCATTTTGTCAGCAGTTATCGAATCAATGGGCCTGACTCTTCCCATCGTGCCCATTGTATGTTTTGCTGGCAGTTGCCGACTCAAAAACATCCATGACAAACGGGTGGTTCTTCTGCCAGAACGCCAGATTGCCAAGCTCATCAATTCCTATGAAGAACGAAAGCATGGCCCGGCAAATCAGGACGCGGGAACATTTTTGCGCGCTCTGTCCGAACTGAACTTCTGGCCAGAATTTTATGACCCAGCCCTGATTGATGCGCTGGTCGACGTCAAATTTACTGCGCCCCACCCACGACAAAAAAATATGCAAAGCAGAGGACATCATGGCCAGCAGCTTCATCACTAAATTTTT encodes the following:
- a CDS encoding nuclease-related domain-containing protein; amino-acid sequence: MDILISYSKVAPIVLIIAALAWLLYKLRDRTPRELFPRQKKKAASSRRERKLPSTPSSVICSEHYLARIQDVWTHRDDAPSKELSGARGEAASMQSLEHCSHCAVYWNIGVRHPTERIACEIDHLVVSPQRIYLIETKSYAGDWEPADGEPSTQPKRWQRTTEHGTRTVTSPLEQVLRDVRILSAVIESMGLTLPIVPIVCFAGSCRLKNIHDKRVVLLPERQIAKLINSYEERKHGPANQDAGTFLRALSELNFWPEFYDPALIDALVDVKFTAPHPRQKNMQSRGHHGQQLHH